The sequence TTTGATATTTTTGCAGACAGACCCATGATTTTGACCCTAATTAAGAACTAGGGTCAATATAGGGTCAACGAATATAAAAGTCAATAAACAACCTTGAAAGGTAGTTTTCCATGTAAGTTGTTGAAATATTTAAACAAACTTAGGTTATTTTCTTTTATAAGAGTTTATAAAAATTCGTCAAAATCACCTTGACATGGTGGGGGTCGGTGGTTCGAATCCACTCGGTCGTACCAATAAAATCAAACACTTATCAATGATTCCAAGATTTTAGCCGATGCCACCCTTTGCTTGCGGCTGTAAACGAAACTCTAAACCGAGTGCATTGATGACCTTATAGACGGTTTCAAATCGTGGATGCTTGCCTTCACCGAATGACTTATATAGGCTTTCGCGGCCCAGTCCGGTGCGCTGACTAATTTCCGTCATACCTTTGGAACGTGCGACCACGCCAAGCGCATAGATAAAAAACTCAGGATCATTTTCTTCTAGGCAGGCTTCGAGATAAGCCATAACATCCTCTTCAGTGTTCAAGTAATCCGCTGAATCATAGGGTACAGACTCAAGTTTTTTCATTTAACCAGCTCCTTAGTATTTGTATATCATCGGATTGTTTTGGTTTATCACCCACCAACATGAGTAAAATAATTTCGTCACCTTCATGAGTATAGTAAACGCGCCAGCCCTTGCCGACATCAATTCGTAATTCATAAATCTGGGCATCAAGCTGCTTGTAATCTCCCGCATTGCCTTGGGCTAACCGGTCTAATCGCATGGTAATTCTTGCTTTGGCGCGCGGGTCTTTAATCTGTTGAAAGCGTTCATCAAACGGAATCTTGCCATTGCGTTGATATTTTTTAATAAGCTTCATCGTATTGTATCCAATTTTATACAGCCAGGCCTGGTTATTTTATGTGCTGTTTTTGCTCTCTAATGACCACATCAAACGCTTGTAGCGCACCTTTGGCGCGGTCGGGGATAACCCCTCAGCGAATTTAGATAGGGCTGATTCTCCCCTACCTCACACAAAATAAATTTTACAACCACCTTAACCGAGCGTGCGTTTTAGCCCAGGCCAGCTTCGGCAGCGTAAAGCAACGTCGCCAAACTAAACCGATGACAAAAGCTTTAAATCCCAGCAACGCACCAATCGCCCACAGCAAAAGCTTCACATCAGCCATCACTAAACCCAGTTGTTGCTTCTTTTGCTCAAACCCTGCGGTATTACATGCAATGTTATGCGGGTGCGGCTCGGTAGCAGACGAATTTTGCTTGGGATAATGAAGCATATCCAAATAACACTCCCATCGATCGGCATACTCATAATCCACCGTAACCTGATAGGTCTGCTCAAGCCACTGCCCAAATTGCTGTTTATTGGCTTCATAAGATTGATGGCTGTTAAACAAAATCAACGCCAAAATCACACTTGCTAATCCACCGACCACCATCGTCGCGGTGGCCATAATATGCTCATTCAGCGCATGGTTCACCTCATCCAAACTCGCCACCGCACCCTGCTCAATTTGTGCGGCTAGTTTTTCCCTGTGCTCAACTGCCGCAAAAGACATGCTGCCAAGAATGAATCCCAGAACAGTGAATGATATAAGCGCCAAAAAAATGTAGATCATCAACATGCTCAGCTCCAGTTTTAATCGACTAAAAATTCACACACTAGTGAAAAAACCAGTGCCTGTAAAGCAGTTTTTACAATATATGTCATTGATTTAACTGGAGATTCTCAACGAGAATTAGGTAGTAAGAAAGATGCGTAAAAAGCAGTATATATGCGTAAATTTAAGTCTATTGAAGGCAAGCGTTGAAGGTGCCGCTATTCGGACTCGTCTATATTAAGTAAAAGATTATCGATACTTTGCTCTTGAATGTCCGCTGGCGTTTGTTCTATTTCAATACCTGTGTAGGTGATCAGCACGCACCGGTCGTTAGGTTGCTTGAAGTGTGCGAAGGCGTTGAGCTCTCGTTGCTGGGTTTTGGGTTGGTTGATCTGATAAGCCACTTGGTAGAGCGTCTGTTGGCTGTAAAAATCGACTTCATATTGCGCTTTTCGGTAGGTCAGCATAGGGTTTTGTTGGTACAGATGACAGAACACTAAATTTTCTAGCGATTGCCCTAGCCCCGGGCTGTTTTTCGGTGCCACCTGGAGAAAGCCGTTGTCGAGCACATAGAGTTTTTTGACGGATTTTAGTCGCTCTTTGGGCTTGGTGTGAAAATTATCGATGCGTTTGAATAGGAAAACGTTTTCAAAGTGGCTGATGTATTCCTTAATGCTTTTATCGCTCATCTCAAACAGGTTGGCGAGTTCGGTATAGTTGAGGGTTTGCGTTGCTTGACCGAGTAAGTAATAAAACAGGCGTTCAATAATCTCGGTTTGGCGAATTTTAAAGCGCGGCACGATGTCACGGTAAATAATGTTTTTGGCATAGCTGTTAAGTAGGTCTTTTTTGATAATCGGGTCGTTTGTTTCCATCACCTCATAAAAGCCGCCCCAATTGAGATATTCCTCTTTGGCGATTTCAATTTGAATGCGGTTTTGGATGCGCTGGATTTCTGTGTCGTGTGCAATGCCTTTGTAATGCAAATATTCACGAAAATTAAACGGTGTTAAATGAAGGGTGAGCGTCCGACCGGTGAGCAGCGTGTTGATTTCTGCTGAGAGCATCGAGGAGTTGGAGCCGGTAATGATAAATTTGATGTCTTCAATTTCATACTTGGATTTGACGAACACTTGCCAGTTTTCAAAAAATTGTACCTCATCAAAGATGACAAAAATTCGTCCACTTGGATTGCAGAGTGTTTTGTAGGTGTCGATCACGGTTTGCAAATACTGCGGCTGATGGCGGTATTCAAGAAAAATCGGTTGTTCGAGATTCACAAACAAAATATTGGTCGGTGCTGTGCCCTGCTCTATTAGATGGTTAATCGCCATTTTAGCCAGCGTACTTTTGCCACAACGCCGGATTCCGGTAATGGTGATGATGTGTTTAAGCGGCAAATAGCTGACCAGCTTGGCTAGCGCTTCACGGTGTGCATAGGTTTTGGGGGGCTGTGTCCAATGCGGATTTTGTTCAATCAAGACTTCTTTCATCTATACTTCTTCATTTTATATAAAACTAAGAACTGTACTTACCAATAATGCAAAGTATATCGTTTTTTAGCGAACATGACTACAATTTACATACCTTGCACTCGCATGTATGTGTCCGATTCAGTGGGTTAAGCCTTGTTATGCCTTTAAATACGCACACACGTCTTCTGCCGACAGAATGGTGTGCTCACCTCTTTCTAAACCGGTATCGATATACAACCGATTGGCCACCTAAATCGGCTGGGTTACCAACGTATGCCCATGCACCACCGCATCAATACCATTCACTGGCGCAACATCTCTACCCGCTAAAAAATCTTGCAATACAGCTCTGCCCCAGACGGCCTGCTCACGCGTTGCCGGGCGAAGCATACTAAACCACTTACCACCGTTGGCCGCATGTGCCGTTGAAGAACGCCCAAAACTATAGATGTCAAAATCTTGGTCTTGCTGATTATTCTCAAACGCCTCCATCAGCATCACTTCATGGTTGCCGATAATCGAATGAAAGCTGTTCCAATGCAGTTGCTTACCTAAAATCTCCAAGTTATCTTCACCCCGATCAACCAAATCACCGACACAAAACAACCGGTCACCGGCGTCAGCATTAAAGCCCACACGCGCTAGAGCGCGCTCGAACTTGCGCTTATGCCCAAAAATGTCGCTGATGAAAAAATCACGCCCTTGAGGATTTTGCTCAAAAACTAGATGTGTCATCGCTTTTTCTCACTTATCGACTAAGACAAAACAACAGGCCCGCCTAAATCACAGCGGGCACTATTCTTAATCACACCTTAGTCACTAAAAGGTCGGTGACGCTCCCCACTGTTGCGGACGGTCCAACTCTGAGGGGCTTAAAACCACCTTCTCACGCCCCCAGCGACCATCTGCACGGCTAAAGTAATACTCGCCCAAGCCTAACGTCATTAAGGGTCTAGCATCCACCACATGCATACCCGACCCATTAGGTGACGAGGGTAACCAGTTTTTTAATTCACTTTTGGTGTCATTATCCGAGGTTCGCATCACAATTTTATTCGACAAATTGATTAACAAACTTCCCAAAGCGGCCCTCCCCGCTATTGGTTTCTGCTCCATCACCTTATTTTTCAAATGCATGACACTTTGGGTCACCAACACACAGCTCACTCTAAAGACGCGGCATTTATCCAAAAAGTTTTGATCGCCTGTCACCGAATCTGTCGTAATAAAGTTTTGAAACTCATCGGCTACATAGGCCATCGGTGCGAGCATATTGTCACGCGACATCATGGCATTGAAAATCAACCCTTTAAGAAGCTTAATGGCCAGGGTGTCCGCCTCGCCCCCAACACCAGGCGTAATGACAATAAAGCGCTCATTCGCAATCATGTTTTGAATCGGACCATCTGCACATTCAGGTTCTGTTAACAACCTATCCAAATCAAATAGACGGCGAATACTGGACGAAGTAATGGTATTGAACATCAGCTCAAGGTGTCCACTTCCCCATTAGTGAAACACTGGTAAAGTAGAGTTTTCCAGTTTTACTCGATAAGCCGCCGGTGGCAGATTACCCAGACTTTCATGGGTGCGTTCTTCGTTATAATCTAACCGCCAGAACCAAGCCATCTCCCTAACTTGATCGAGCGATTCAAACAGATACGCATTTAAAAACTCATGTCTGAACGAGCCATTAAATCGTTCTACAAAACCATTTTGTTGTGGCTTACCTGGTTGGATATAAGCCAACTTAACGTCATGCTGCTCACACCAGTCCGTTAACTTGGCCGAGATTAGTTCTGGCCCATTATCCAGCCTGATTTGCTTTGGCAGACCACGCTCTTCTTTTAATTGTTCAAGGGTTCGCACCACGCGTTCTGCAGGCAGTGAGCTGTCCACTTCAATGGCTAAACATTCGCGTGTACCTTCATCGAGCACATTCAGCGTTCTAAAACGTTTGCCGCAATAAAGCGTGTCGTGCATAAAATCCAACGCCCATTTATGATTGGGTTGATTGAGCACGGTAAGTGGTTGGACAACTCGCTTAGGAAGCACGCGTTTCGTCCGCCGCTTGAGGTTTAATCCCATTTGGCAGTACACCCGGTAAACCCGTTTATGGTTAAACGGATGGTTTTTAAACCTTATGCGACCGTAACACTTCCAGAACCCCGCACGCGGTGATTTTTTCAGCACTTGATTAATCGCATCAATGACAGCAGCATCGGTTTTACGCCAGTCTTTTTGTTTACGGTAAAAGCTGGCTCGGCTTATCCCCTTCAGTAAACAGGCTTTGAGAATGCTCAAGCCCGAATTGACTAGGGTTTTGGCACACTCTTTTTTGTCTGCTGTCACCAACCCTTTTTTGCGAATAATTCCTTCATCGCATGGTTTTCAAGGCTGACATCGGCAAACAGCTTTTTTAGCTTGGCATTTTCTTCTTCAAGCTCTTTAATGCGCTTAATATCCGACGCTTCCATGCCAGAGTATTTGGACTTCCACTTGTAGTAAGTCGCGCTGCTGATACCATGCTTGCGGCAGATTTCTTCAACTTTTAGTCCCGCATCTGATTCTTTAAGAATGGCGATGATTTGGATTTCGGTAAATCGTGATTTTTGATCGCTTCGCGTTACTTCGTTGCATATCGGTCTCCTGCGTTAATGATCGCAGAAAACTCTATTTATCGCTGTCTCATTTTAGGGGAAGTGGACATCACTTAACCGTTTAGTGAACATAGTTTTTTGGAAAAATTTTTGCAGATTTAAGGTTGTTAAGGTGTGTGCTGTAAACACCTTCGCCTTCAGCCGCCTTGGCATTCGCATCATCAAAAACCTGTTGCGATTTAACACCTAATCGCTTAGATAAGAACTCAACCAACCATGTGTTGTCGTTGGACGGCAAAAACGGAAACGCGCCAATATCGATTTCATCAATCGCTTCGTGGTAGGGATTTTTACCTTTTTTCTGGTCTTTAAAATAACCGGGATACAAAGCATAAGCACCATAAACTGGGCGTGATAACACCTTAACTTCATTTCCATTGCGATCAAATTCATAACGCTGGTGAATAATCGCATCCCGATAACGGTGCATTTGCGCTAACGCATCCACTGGCACCATGTCGCTGCCATTTGTTTCTGGGTCAATCCGATACTTGGCATCAAACAACCACACATACTCACGCTTATCGGCAAAGGTCACTTTCATAAAAATATCCGGCTTATGCTCCGCCATCCAAGCCACGTAAGCACTCTTTTCATTTTTTGCAAACTTGTTCTTTTTACCAATCGCAAATTCATGCTTGAGTTCAATTTTAATTTCTTGTGTGCCTTCACCCCGACTAAACAAAAACAAACGATCTTGTCGGTCTTTATTCTTTTTGGTTGCATCCTCGAAATATAACTGATCAATATCATCAACGAGATTTGGGCTCGCTCCTTCCTGCTTAAAACTAAACTTGTTTTTCAAAATATCCGCCAACTGCAAAAAACACCAAACTTCATACAACTCCGCAATGTTTTTCACCGAAACCGCCGCATCATCACCCAGCACATCCAAATAATATTTCAGCTTATGCCAGGCCTGGTACACCGCTGAATAACCGGTTTTTTGTTGTAACACCAAAGATTCTGATTTTAAACCCTTAAAATCGCCAACCTCTTTAAACAAAGGGAAGCGCTTAAATTTTTGGTACGGTGCAATCAGACCATCCAAATTCTTGTAGAACGCATCACTAAAAACAGCAACTTTGTCCTGTTTTGCGACCGCATTATCAAGCACCCTCACCTTCTGCTTAATCTGTTCCAACTTCTGGCTGACTGCATTAAGCGCGTACTTAATAAACTGATTTTCCGGTGTATCCACACTCAAGCGTTTTTGATCCAACGCATAACGTCGATTAACCAGGCCTGCTTGAATATCAGCGCGCGCTTTTTCCGCCAATTTATTCGGTAACTTGCCTTTTAAACGCTCGGCTTTTAAATGCGCCACCTCCGGCAACAAGCGATTATGTGGTGCGTTTAAAATCTGCTTATAGCCCTTTTTCATTTGCTCGTTCAGCGACTTAAATTCTGCTAACCACAACAACTCAAACGGCTCATGCTGAAACCGCGAGCGATTAAATTCCTGCTCGGTGGCCGACTTCCAAGAAAAACGTAATAACGGATGCGCCTGATCCAACACCTTATAAATCGCGTTTAAATCCCGCGCCATATCCATCTTAAACGGCCACACCTCAAACGACAGGCTTTGCTCAATCGTCATGCCGTTTTTGACATAACGAAACGGCAAACTAAACCAACCCAAATTATTGCTAAAAATCAAATTAACAATAACTAACCCACCGCCAACTTTGCCGCATCGTGCCACATAAAACTCGGCATCGCGTTTTTAAGTCGCCATGTAATACTCATCGGTTGCGAACCCGTATGTGAAACGTATTCCACTTCACCAAAATTAACAAATCCCATTGTCCGCCCAAACTCATCTTTGATTTGCTCGCGAACAAATAAGAACAATCGTTTTCCGAGCTGACGATGATGAATATACTCGCTGCCCCGCCCGCGGTCTGGGCGCGCACTGTTTTGCGACTGCCAATGAAACAGGTTTTCATTAATCGCATAGTCGTGATACATCGTAGTAGGTGAAAACTGTTTTTCATTTTTATTCAGTGTTACAAAAAGCAGCTCAATATTTTGCTCTGCAATAACAAAAACGCCTTCTCTAGCGGGCGGCTGGCGCTCAAAGGTCGTTGCGCCAAACCCAACCAAAATTTGCTCGCGCGCATAGCGTGCATGCAAACGCAGTGATACCTCTGGCAAATTCGGCATCGTTAACTGTTCATGTTTAATCTGTTTGAGCTGTAAAACCAATACATCCAATAACAATTCTCGCCACAAATGTATTTTCATGGCACCTAAACTTTGTTCAAGCGTTTCAAAACCCAAATCAATGCCACTTTTCTGCCAAAAATCATAATGAAACATCAACATTAAACGCGAATCCGCAACGCTATCAGTGCTATTCGATTCGCATAACACTTTAAGAAAGTTCAAATAATGATGGTCATCACAGGTCAAAATGCGTGTTTTAATGGCTTTCTCAAGTTGTTTCATCAAAGCAACATTGGGCGAGTCTTCATTCACGCCGGTTTTGGCATGCTCAATCAACTCCGTCCACGTAGTGCGTTTATAGAGATCATTAAGATCAATATGAGGATTTAATTTCAGGAAGTTGCCCAAGGTTAGTGGGAGTGTGGTTTGTTGTGGAAATTGCCTCACCATCGACACCAAACGATTCAAGTTCAGTGTCGCTTGTCGAATATGACTGAGCACCATTTCTTGAGTGCGTTTTGTCAACTCAATGCGGCAACCTAAAGGTGCATGAGGAAAACCTTGCTTGATTTCGTCAGAAATCGCACGATTGGTTTTGCCAATTAGCGCCCGAAATTTATTTGCAAAGTCATATTCTGGGCGTGAATTGCCGACAAAATCGAGCACGGTACAGCAGTCCTTGTCCTCCGACAGACGAAGACCCCGCCCCAATTGTTGCAGAAAAATCGTTAAACTTTCAGTTGGTCTTAAAAACAACAGCGTATCAATTTCAGGGATATCGACCCCTTCATTAAAAATATCGACCACACACAACACATTAACTTCACCACTGCGAATCGCTTGTTGCTTTTGTTGCCGTTCATGACTGTTATCACTGGTTAAAACATCGGCTTTAATGCCTTTCAATAAAAATTGTTGACTCATGTATGTGGCATGCTCACGGCTAACACAAAAAGCTAACGCCTTCATCTGACTAATATCTGTGACGATCTGCTGCAAACTCAACAAAATCTTATTCACTCTGGCTTGGTTGTGAGTGAACAAGTTAGTCAGTTGCGAAATATCATACCGTCCTCTGCTCCAGCTAACTTGCCTTAGGTCAGTATCATCATCAATCGCGAAATATTGAAACGGACACAAATGCCGGCGATTAATGGCTTCTGGCAATCGAATTTCTGCCGCAATAACGCCACAGAAATCTTCAAGAATATCACCACCATCATGACGTTCTGGTGTTGCGGTTAAACCGAGCAAAATCTGTGGTGTAAAATAATTGAACACTTTGCGGTAACTGTTCGCGGCGATGTGATGCACCTCATCGATGACAATATAGTCATAATAATCGGGCGTTAAATTTACATTATCTAATTGATTATTTAATGTTTGAATCGATACAAACAATTGACAGTGGTGCTCGGGTAAATGTCCAGCCACCCATAATTCGCCAAACGCGCCATTTTTTAAAACGCCTTGATAGGCTTCACTCGCTTGTTTAAGGATTTCCTCTCTATGCGCAACAAATAAAAAATGCGCATTCGGTTTGGTTTTAAGAAAACGGGCAAAATCAAAAGCTGAAATTAACGTTTTTCCGGTTCCCGTCACGGCTACAACCAAATTACGATAACGCTGATGGATTTTTCGCTCCACATCAAGCTGTTCCAAAATGTCTATTTGATGGGGAAAAGGCTTGATGTCAAAATAATGCTTTACCCCACCATCCGTAATACCTCGAGCTTCGCTGAGTGCTTGCTTTAACTTGATTTGGCTTTCCGCTTTTCCATCAAAAATCTCAAAATCATTTGATGCCCAATAGGTTTCAAATGTGCTTAGAGATTTTTGAATAATGTGCGGAATTTCTTGGGCCGTTATTTTCAGGTTCCACTCTAAACCATTGGTTAATGCTGAACGCGATAGATTCGATGAACCGATATAGCCTGTATGAAAGCCGGTATTCCTTAGAAATAAATAACTTTTGGCATGCAAACGCTCGCGGTCGGTGTTATAACTCAGCTTGACTTCTGTATTCGGTAAGCTGGCAAGGTATTCTACCGCTTTAGCATCGGTTGCCCCCATGTAAGAGGTTGTAATGACTTTTAGCTCGCGACCACTTCGCGTAAAGGCTTCGAGCTCTTTTTGAAAAATGCGAATGCCTGCCCACTTAATAAACGATACCAGCCAATAAATTTTATCCGCCGACAAAATTTCGCGTTTTAGCTCGGATTCAAGCGATAACCCCGCATTACTGCCGCTAAACAATTCGCTCTGGGTTAAACCCGTTAAAGGGAAAATGTCTTCAACGTATTTTTTTAAGTCAGCCGCAACCGGATTTTCTAGCTCATAAAGTGCAGTGAGTATTTTGCCTTGACTACTTAATAAGTTTTCATCAATCAAGCCATCATCTGAAATTCGATTTTTTAGCCAAAGTAAAAGCTGATTCGATAACTCAATTTGAGCTTGCAATTGATCATCACCTGATGGAACAGAAGAAATTGCAAACTCTAAAATGTTTGACAAAAACCGCGATAGCCAGATGGATGCTTCATTTGTCGTTAAGGTTCTCTGACCAATATAAAAACGCTTTTTATCCAAACGTTGTTCAATGACTTGTGTTATGAGCTTTTCGTACAAACCAACCTGCTGCATCGAACAATCCTTTTAATCGTTTTTAATTATCAAGAGATAAACGCTCACGCTGCAACTCACGCTGCAATTCTTCTTCAGTTGGCAGGTAGGGTAAGTATTTGGCACTGAACCGTTGTTTTTGGTCGGCCAGCACCGAGTATTTCGCCGCCGCTTCGCTTTTTCACTGCATAACACTAAGCCAATGGTCGGGTTGTCGTCTTCGCCTTTGCGCTGTTCATAATACAGACGAATATGGTGTCCATTTGGCCGACATCTTGGTGAGTGAGTTTACCGAGTTTTAGATCAACCAATAAAAAACATTTAAACTTGAAGTTGTAAAACACGACATCGACCTAAAAACTCTTATTAATAGCTATAAGCCAACCACTTTGTCCGATTGGTTATCTGCAGTTTTTTTACAGGCTTATTGATTCAGTCACCGTCTTATCATTCGTTCACAGTAGTTTGCGTTGTTTGATATTTCTGTTTTGGGCTACTGGGCTTGTCCGGTAAGGTCATGGTTAGCAGGCCTGCTTCAACTAGCGGTTTTAGCCAAACATCCCTAAACGATTTTCGGTGTTTAAGATCCATAAATGCCATCATTTCCTGCACGGATCTTGGCGTTTTGCAAAACATCAAAAATTTCTCGCGCGAGTCGGTAGCTTGGTCGGTAGCCTGAGGGGTCGCTTGTGGGGTCGTTGTAAACCCTTCGGCATAAGGGAACACGACACGAGTAAAGTTGCTTAAAAACACATAGCTGGTTTTCGGATAAAACTGCAAGATTCTCGGCACGCCTGACCCAAGATGCTCCACCATGTCTAAATCACGGAATACGCGCATCAACACCTTGTTTTGCGGATGCGATATGCCACTGAAAAAATCGTCTTCATTCATACCTTCGGGCAAACTGCCGGTAGAGGTGATTTCGAATCGGTCATTCACCGGCTCGCCTTGCCAGTCGGTGACGAACACATCAAACAAGCCGAGTGCCGATGGCGCGACATTGTGTTTAATGCGGTCTTTGATTTTGAGCTGTAGGTCGTCTAAATCAGCTAAGGCAATCGGCTGTTGCGTCACATCATCAACCCCGATATAAATCTCACCGCCCTGTTTGGCATTCAAGAACGCGACCACCTCTTTTTCAAGCGTGTCGGTAAGCTGGCGTTTAAATTCTGTGCGGTGTGATTCGGTCATAGTTAATCTGCGTTAAGTTTATGCCTGAATTTTACAGCATACGCTCTGCTTGTAACACTTTCATTTCGTTTTAACCTCTCACATCAACGCGAACACAAACGGCCATACTGTGCCGCTTTGTTTGGCTTGGATAAAAT comes from Thiomicrospira aerophila AL3 and encodes:
- a CDS encoding DUF3427 domain-containing protein; the encoded protein is MQQVGLYEKLITQVIEQRLDKKRFYIGQRTLTTNEASIWLSRFLSNILEFAISSVPSGDDQLQAQIELSNQLLLWLKNRISDDGLIDENLLSSQGKILTALYELENPVAADLKKYVEDIFPLTGLTQSELFSGSNAGLSLESELKREILSADKIYWLVSFIKWAGIRIFQKELEAFTRSGRELKVITTSYMGATDAKAVEYLASLPNTEVKLSYNTDRERLHAKSYLFLRNTGFHTGYIGSSNLSRSALTNGLEWNLKITAQEIPHIIQKSLSTFETYWASNDFEIFDGKAESQIKLKQALSEARGITDGGVKHYFDIKPFPHQIDILEQLDVERKIHQRYRNLVVAVTGTGKTLISAFDFARFLKTKPNAHFLFVAHREEILKQASEAYQGVLKNGAFGELWVAGHLPEHHCQLFVSIQTLNNQLDNVNLTPDYYDYIVIDEVHHIAANSYRKVFNYFTPQILLGLTATPERHDGGDILEDFCGVIAAEIRLPEAINRRHLCPFQYFAIDDDTDLRQVSWSRGRYDISQLTNLFTHNQARVNKILLSLQQIVTDISQMKALAFCVSREHATYMSQQFLLKGIKADVLTSDNSHERQQKQQAIRSGEVNVLCVVDIFNEGVDIPEIDTLLFLRPTESLTIFLQQLGRGLRLSEDKDCCTVLDFVGNSRPEYDFANKFRALIGKTNRAISDEIKQGFPHAPLGCRIELTKRTQEMVLSHIRQATLNLNRLVSMVRQFPQQTTLPLTLGNFLKLNPHIDLNDLYKRTTWTELIEHAKTGVNEDSPNVALMKQLEKAIKTRILTCDDHHYLNFLKVLCESNSTDSVADSRLMLMFHYDFWQKSGIDLGFETLEQSLGAMKIHLWRELLLDVLVLQLKQIKHEQLTMPNLPEVSLRLHARYAREQILVGFGATTFERQPPAREGVFVIAEQNIELLFVTLNKNEKQFSPTTMYHDYAINENLFHWQSQNSARPDRGRGSEYIHHRQLGKRLFLFVREQIKDEFGRTMGFVNFGEVEYVSHTGSQPMSITWRLKNAMPSFMWHDAAKLAVG
- a CDS encoding DUF2357 domain-containing protein, encoding MARCGKVGGGLVIVNLIFSNNLGWFSLPFRYVKNGMTIEQSLSFEVWPFKMDMARDLNAIYKVLDQAHPLLRFSWKSATEQEFNRSRFQHEPFELLWLAEFKSLNEQMKKGYKQILNAPHNRLLPEVAHLKAERLKGKLPNKLAEKARADIQAGLVNRRYALDQKRLSVDTPENQFIKYALNAVSQKLEQIKQKVRVLDNAVAKQDKVAVFSDAFYKNLDGLIAPYQKFKRFPLFKEVGDFKGLKSESLVLQQKTGYSAVYQAWHKLKYYLDVLGDDAAVSVKNIAELYEVWCFLQLADILKNKFSFKQEGASPNLVDDIDQLYFEDATKKNKDRQDRLFLFSRGEGTQEIKIELKHEFAIGKKNKFAKNEKSAYVAWMAEHKPDIFMKVTFADKREYVWLFDAKYRIDPETNGSDMVPVDALAQMHRYRDAIIHQRYEFDRNGNEVKVLSRPVYGAYALYPGYFKDQKKGKNPYHEAIDEIDIGAFPFLPSNDNTWLVEFLSKRLGVKSQQVFDDANAKAAEGEGVYSTHLNNLKSAKIFPKNYVH
- a CDS encoding P-loop NTPase family protein; translated protein: MFNTITSSSIRRLFDLDRLLTEPECADGPIQNMIANERFIVITPGVGGEADTLAIKLLKGLIFNAMMSRDNMLAPMAYVADEFQNFITTDSVTGDQNFLDKCRVFRVSCVLVTQSVMHLKNKVMEQKPIAGRAALGSLLINLSNKIVMRTSDNDTKSELKNWLPSSPNGSGMHVVDARPLMTLGLGEYYFSRADGRWGREKVVLSPSELDRPQQWGASPTF
- a CDS encoding Fic family protein, whose translation is MTESHRTEFKRQLTDTLEKEVVAFLNAKQGGEIYIGVDDVTQQPIALADLDDLQLKIKDRIKHNVAPSALGLFDVFVTDWQGEPVNDRFEITSTGSLPEGMNEDDFFSGISHPQNKVLMRVFRDLDMVEHLGSGVPRILQFYPKTSYVFLSNFTRVVFPYAEGFTTTPQATPQATDQATDSREKFLMFCKTPRSVQEMMAFMDLKHRKSFRDVWLKPLVEAGLLTMTLPDKPSSPKQKYQTTQTTVNE
- a CDS encoding IS3 family transposase (programmed frameshift), with translation MCNEVTRSDQKSRFTEIQIIAILKESDAGLKVEEICRKHGISSATYYKWKSKYSGMEASDIKRIKELEEENAKLKKLFADVSLENHAMKGIIRKKGLVTADKKECAKTLVNSGLSILKACLLKGISRASFYRKQKDWRKTDAAVIDAINQVLKKSPRAGFWKCYGRIRFKNHPFNHKRVYRVYCQMGLNLKRRTKRVLPKRVVQPLTVLNQPNHKWALDFMHDTLYCGKRFRTLNVLDEGTRECLAIEVDSSLPAERVVRTLEQLKEERGLPKQIRLDNGPELISAKLTDWCEQHDVKLAYIQPGKPQQNGFVERFNGSFRHEFLNAYLFESLDQVREMAWFWRLDYNEERTHESLGNLPPAAYRVKLENSTLPVFH
- a CDS encoding ATP-binding protein codes for the protein MKEVLIEQNPHWTQPPKTYAHREALAKLVSYLPLKHIITITGIRRCGKSTLAKMAINHLIEQGTAPTNILFVNLEQPIFLEYRHQPQYLQTVIDTYKTLCNPSGRIFVIFDEVQFFENWQVFVKSKYEIEDIKFIITGSNSSMLSAEINTLLTGRTLTLHLTPFNFREYLHYKGIAHDTEIQRIQNRIQIEIAKEEYLNWGGFYEVMETNDPIIKKDLLNSYAKNIIYRDIVPRFKIRQTEIIERLFYYLLGQATQTLNYTELANLFEMSDKSIKEYISHFENVFLFKRIDNFHTKPKERLKSVKKLYVLDNGFLQVAPKNSPGLGQSLENLVFCHLYQQNPMLTYRKAQYEVDFYSQQTLYQVAYQINQPKTQQRELNAFAHFKQPNDRCVLITYTGIEIEQTPADIQEQSIDNLLLNIDESE
- a CDS encoding type II toxin-antitoxin system RelE/ParE family toxin → MKLIKKYQRNGKIPFDERFQQIKDPRAKARITMRLDRLAQGNAGDYKQLDAQIYELRIDVGKGWRVYYTHEGDEIILLMLVGDKPKQSDDIQILRSWLNEKT
- a CDS encoding PDDEXK nuclease domain-containing protein, which produces MFYNFKFKCFLLVDLKLGKLTHQDVGQMDTIFVCIMNSAKAKTTTRPLA
- a CDS encoding addiction module antidote protein is translated as MKKLESVPYDSADYLNTEEDVMAYLEACLEENDPEFFIYALGVVARSKGMTEISQRTGLGRESLYKSFGEGKHPRFETVYKVINALGLEFRLQPQAKGGIG
- a CDS encoding metallophosphoesterase, whose translation is MTHLVFEQNPQGRDFFISDIFGHKRKFERALARVGFNADAGDRLFCVGDLVDRGEDNLEILGKQLHWNSFHSIIGNHEVMLMEAFENNQQDQDFDIYSFGRSSTAHAANGGKWFSMLRPATREQAVWGRAVLQDFLAGRDVAPVNGIDAVVHGHTLVTQPI